DNA from Eucalyptus grandis isolate ANBG69807.140 chromosome 5, ASM1654582v1, whole genome shotgun sequence:
TTCTAAcccaaatcttttttctttttttttttctgtcccAATTGAATTTCCCTCTGATAATAACTACTGGATCGCACTTCATTACCATATAATATCTTAATGAATTTCAGTGGATCTGCAAttaattgaatataaattgagttTACAAGATATATTTGGATTCAAATCGACCATCTCTCCatttcaaaattcctaaaaagaAGTTTGGGGGCGCACAAATGTTGGACATCATCACATAGCGTTAAAACAAAGTAATGGCGGGACCTGAGGAATCACCGACgattacaaaataattttttgaatatcaATTGTCAAACCTCAACTCCAAATTGAATTCTTATCAGACAAGcaaggaatatatatatattactttaaATTCGAAATCTCAACGAATCTTTCTCCACTTTGCAATCGCAACGAAGCTCCTGCAACAATTTCCATGGCGGCGAAGCTTTTCGCGCTGACCTGCATCCGCAAGGAGAGCCATGGTGACCTATCCCCGAGGCCGCACTACCCTTCCATGCCCAAGATCCCGAAAGGCGCCTCGGCGGCGGGGGAGGATGTGGCGGCGGAAGAGGCGAGGGCGTTGCTCTCGGTTGTGGGGATGACGTGCTCGGCGTGTGCTGGGTCGGTCGAGAAGGCGGTCAAGAGGCTTCCGGGGATCCGTGAGGCCATCGTCGACGTGCTGAACGGGAGGGCTCAGGTTCTTTACTATCCGAGCTTCGTAAATGTAAGTTTTCGACTTCTGATACCAAGGATCTCGGGCAATCTGCGCatgttttgccttttttttgcTCGTATCGATTTCTAATGGAGCATGAGATCTTCTGGCACTGCACCGTGGTTGCGATGAGTTTGGCATATGTTGCTGAAttttttaggagaaattatcatAAGATGCTGTTGCTAGGTTGAATTTATTATCAAAACCTGCAGTTTCTCAAAGTAAAATGTTTGGCGGGTTGATTTTTCTGTTTCGCGGTTGGAATCATGCCTCGAGTTTGTCGTTGTGTTTAATTTCCTACAGGAGGAAACGATACGCGAGACTATCGACGATGTCGGGTTTCAAGCCACCTTGATCGAGGACGAGACGAACCAGAGAACCACTCAAGTATGCCGCATACGCATCAACGGGATGACCTGCACCTCGTGCTCTTCCACAGTCGAGTCGGCTTTGCAGGCTGTCCAGGGTGTCCAAAAGGCCCAGGTAGCGTTGGCGACCGAGGAAGCGCAGGTCCAATATGATCCTCGGGTGACTAACTTGGATCTCCTGTTGAAGACTATCGAGGACACTGGGTTCGAAGCCGTACTCGTCAGTACCGGGGAAGACGTAAGCAACATACATCTCAAAGTTGACGGTGTGAGGACCGATCATTCCATGAGAATCCTGGTAAATTCTCTCCAAGCACTTCCGGGGTTGAAGATGTCACTACCGATCCCGAGGTATGCAAATTCACCCTCTCTTACAAGCCCGACTTGATGGGGCCAAGGAGCTTCATCGAAGTAATTGAGTCGACTGGGTCGGGTCGCTTCAAAGCAGCGATATTTCCCCAGGGTGAAGGAGGGAGAGATGCTTATAGACAGGAGGAGATCAAGCAGTATTACAGATCTTTCCTATGGAGCTTGGTTTTCACTATCCCTGTCTTCTTGCTGTCCATGGTTTTCATGTACCTCCCTGGGATTAAACACGGGTTGGACaccaaaattgtgaaaatgaTGAGCGTAGGTGAGCTTCTCAGGTGGATTTTCTCGAGCCCGGTACAGTTTGTCATTGGACGTCGATTCTACATCGGGTCTTACAAAGCTCTGCGCCATGGTTCAGCCAATATGGATGTTCTGATCGCCTTGGGGACCAACACGGCCTACTTCTACTCTGTTTACTCTGTGCTGAGTGCCGCGACTTCTACGAGTTTCAGAGGCACGGACTTCTTTGAGACTAGTTCGATGCTTATTTCGTTCGTCTTGCTGGGGAAGTATCTGGAGGTTCAGGCAAAGGGAAAGACGTCTGAGGCCATTGCAAAACTCATGGACTTGGCACCTGAGACGGCGATCTTGTTGACCCTCGATATTGAGGGAAATGTGGTGAGCGAACAAGAGATAGACAGTCGGTTAATACAGAAAAATGACGTGATCAAGATCATTCCGGGCACGAAAGTAGCTTCGGATGGTTTCGTGATTTGGGGACAGAGTCATGTCAATGAGAGCATGATTACAGGAGAAGCGCGGCCCGTGGCAAAGAGGAAAGGGGATGCTGTGATCGGAGGCACTGTGAATGAAAACGGCATCCTGCATATTAAAGCGACTCGGGTAGGCTCAGAGAGCGCGCTTGCCCAGATTGTTCGGCTTGTGGAGTCTGCTCAGATGGCCAAAGCGCCAGTACAGAAATTCGCCGACCGCATCTCCAAGGTCTTTGTGCCCCTGGTATGTCAATTACCTACACTGCTTCCTTACTGGCCCGTGCTACGTAAATTTCACTAATTTTATCTGGTTTGGCAGGTGATCGTCCTTTCGTTTTCGACTTGGCTCGCATGGTTTTTAACAGGAAAGTTCCATGCCTACCCAAAGTCCTGGATTCCATCCTCCATGGACAGCTTTCAGCTCGCTCTCCAGTTTGGGATATCGGTGATGGTGATCGCCTGCCCCTGCGCACTAGGGCTCGCAACTCCAACCGCAGTGATGGTCGGGACTGGAGTCGGCGCATCTCAAGGAATCCTCATCAAAGGAGGCCAAGCACTGGAAAGTGCACACAAGGTTCGTATCCAAACTTTTCATGCCGTCAAATTCCGACCACAATCCTAGATAATGCCACACAACCTTAGgtcctttcaaaaaaatttgtatgTAGTATTTTAGCATCTTGAGATTGTTGATCGTTGCCAGATATGTAATATTACCTTCTATTCTGTCATCTCTCATCTGAAAGTGTGAAGTGATGATTTCACTCGGTAACCATCTTAGGAAGAAGTTGCCAATCTTATGTCATACATTACACTTCTCCAGGAACATGTTCGAATCGGTTGATTGCGTCTATTGTCTCTCATGGTAATTCACATCTCAAACCCTTTTCTGTACTTTTCTGCTTCCTCGAAATGGCAGGTTAATTGCATAGTGTTCGACAAGACGGGGACGCTCACGGTCGGAAAGCCCGTGGTGGTCAACACGAGACTTCTGAAAAACCTGGTGCTGAGAGACTTTTATGAACTGGCTGCCGCAACAGAGGTATGAGTCCTTCCATTTTTCCGGTTCTCTATCTTTTTCGAAGGCTGCTTTGTGTTGACTGAGCCGTCAAAGACCCATCAGACTAACAGATGTGTATCAGGTGAATAGCGAACATCCATTAGCCAAGGCTGTCGTTGAGTACGCAAAAAAGTTCAGGGACGATGAGGAGAATCCCGCCTGGCCTGAAGCCAGCGACTTCGTGTCGATCCCTGGCCATGGAGTGAAGGCCGTGGTTCATAACCGGGAGATAATTGTGGGAAACAAGAGCTTGATGTCAGAGCACAACGTTGCCATTCCAGTCGAAGCAGAAGAGATCATGGCCGAGACCGAAGGGATGGCGCAGACTGGGATACTGGTGTCTATAGACCGGGAACTGATTGGAGTCATCGCGATTTCAGACCTGCTGAAACCGGGCGCTCACGAGGTGATATCGATCCTCAATTCGATGAAAGTGAGGAGCATCATGGTGACTGGTGATAACTGGGGAACTGCGAATTCCATTGCCAAGGATGTTGGGATCGACACCGTGATAGCAGAGGCCAAACCTGAGCAGAAGGCAGAGAAAGTGAAGGATTTGCAGGTGATTGAACATGCTATTCTCATCCCCAAAAAGGaagaatttaataaaaaaaactcggGACATTTTTCCACGCAGGCATTGAGAGTAATATTGTTTGCTTTGGACCACAACCTTTAATATCTGCAGGCTTCAGGATACATTGTAGCGATGGTGGGAGACGGCATCAATGACTCACCGGCACTCGTGGCTGCGGACGTGGGGATGGCGATTGGTGCGGGCACAGATATTGCCATCGAGGCAGCAGACATCGTGCTAATGAAGAGCAACTTGGAGGACGTCATAACCGCGATTGACCTCTCCAGAACGACATTCTCCAGGATCCGCCTGAACTACATCTGGGCGCTGGGCTACAATGTCCTGGGAATCCCGATCGCCGCTGGGGCTCTCTACCCTTCCACGGGGTTCCGCCTGCCTCCTTGGATCGCGGGCGCTGCAATGGCTGCGTCGTCGGTCAGCGTCGTCTGCTGTTCGCTGTTGCTGAAGAAGTACAGGAGACCAATGCAGCTTGACAACCTTCAGATACAAGGCATAACAGTAAACTGATGATGCACCAGTTTGTCTAGTTGATGCGTATTTAGGGATGAATctgtttaaaaataaattttgcagcAAGTTCGTCTGCGTGAAATTAGTCAGCTGATTGTAATTGTATTTATGTGGCAGTGTTGTTTGGGATTCCTATGAAGATTCAGAGTGTATTTGAGCAGTGAAATCGGTCATCTTTGCGATCTCTATGTGAATAAATAATTCCTTTGCTATTTCTGATTCTGAATCTTACCATTGATCtacaaaaattaaaacccatctgcaaaaatcatcaatattgCAGaccaaatgaatgaaaatggaaagAGGGGTCAGGGCTAAGAGAAAGTTTTGGGCCCAAACTCTCAAGAACAAGCGTCTGAAGTCTGAAGAACTTGATGGTCCACTAGCCAGTCATAGCTCAGCATTCTGGGGGACACGGTTCACCCATTTGCATTTAGAACATGCGTTGATAGATATATTAGTGAAGCTTGGCAGTACAACGGTCGGACCGGCAGCTCGATTACCTCAGGGTCCATGTAAATCGCGAGTGGCATCAGCAACAGAAGAAGCAGAAGGTCGATCTCGGTGGTGCAGAAGCTTGATTCGGAGCGGGGTACTGTACTGGTTGGTAGGGGTGtaaaaaaccgaaccaaaaccgaaccaaaccgaacttGAAAAATTCGTTTTTTTCGGTTCGAttaaccgaaccaaaccgataaaatctaaaaatttttctttttatttttttaaatcatttttaaatttttctttccttttttttttttttttttttcttcttcttcattgtctAGTCGCAGCGGCGGCGACCagccatgaagaagaagaagaagaaaaggaaataaaagaaaataaaaggaataaaaaataattacaaaattgaattaaaaaaataaaattttatagaaaTGGGTGTATgtagggaaaaataaaaaaacacaaaagtaaaactgaaaaatcgaaccgaaccgaaccatttAACTGTTCGTACGTCACCTAATCaacaatatttttgtttggattGATGTCATTATTGTTGATGGGTAATTATGATCTTAGTGGTtgaacaaactttttttttcggtaTTACTAAagattgaaatttttcataaacatcATTTATAGTAAGTGTGAATATATGACATGATCAAAGCTTTGTTGATTTCATGAAATGCGACATTTcctttaactatttttttaaaagtaatctcatttgattttcttaaatagatatGCAATATCCATATGCTACTAACTTGAGCATGAATAACCAAAGAAGCCGGCATGGGTATTGGGATCTCAAGTCCAGATCCCAAGTCCCAAGCATGAGCGCAAACACTGGTCCTGGATCCACTAGAATTGAGGTTGAGCACTCGATGCCCGTGCTCGGCTCCTCGATACCAAGCCTAAGTTTAGAGAGGTTGAGCCCATGTCCCAATCGCTCAAGCCtgggtccatcaaggccaagcctcgGATCCAAGCGCCTGGGCATGGGTCAATTGAGGTTAGGTTGGGCCCAGGACTCCAGTGCTAATGCCTATGCTTGAGTCCATCGAGGCAATGCGTTTGACCCCTATGCCGAGGACCAGGTTCCTACGCCCAAACTCAGGTCCATTGCTGAAGAAATACAGGAGGCCAAGGCAGCTCGACAACCTTCAGATACATGTCATAACAATGAACTGATGATGCGCCTGGTTGTCTATTTGATGCATATATAGGGATGAAtcttttcaagaataaaatttgcAGCAAGTTCATTGGGGTGAAATTAGTCAGCTGGATGTAACTGTAGATATGTGGCAGTGTTGTTTGGGATTCCTATGAAGATTCAGTGCGTAGTTGAGTATTGAAATGGGTCATCTTTGTGATCTTTATGTGAATAAACAACTTCTTTGCTGTTGTTGGCCACTTCTGATTCTGAATCTTACCATGGATCTACAATAATCATAACCCATCTGCGAAAAACATCAATCTTGCAGACCAAATGAGCGGAAGAGGAAAGAGGGGTCAGGGCTAAGAGAATCTTGGGCCCAAACTCTCAGAACAAGCGTTTGGAAGTCTGAAGAACTTGATGGTCGGGTCTACTAGTTAGTCATGACTCAGTATTTTGCAGTAGGACGATCACACTGGCAGCTCGATCACCTCAGGGTCCACGTAAATCACGAGTGGCGTCAGCGACAGAAGAAGCAGAAGTTCGATCCGGGTGGCACGGGAGCTCGATTCGGACCGGGGTGCTGTACCGGTTCATAACGAAGAGGCCGACGATGTTGGAGCGTCTCGCCCCGCCATATTCCAAACCTCCTCTTCCGAGATTCCAGTGCCTACTTGCCTCCATAAACATCGGCCTCATGAGATTAAATATGGTCCCCCTCCTGAATCATGACTCTCTGGACAAAACAATGTCATGCCTCTGTCCCATGAAGATCGGTTTAAATACTACCTTGTCGCATCGGGTCGGTTTCGCCATAGTACCAAATACATGTTGAAGGTGGTCCATGTTCTTCGTGCAAATGGGTGACTGGTACAATGATTAGCGATACATTAGTGCAAAAATGACAACAATTGGGAATACATAAATGATTAACCATTCGTACGTGCATAATCTACAGtatctctttcttgttttgttcaGGTTGATGTCATCATCATTGTTGGGTAGTTATGATTATATTCTTGATTATGATTTCAACTATATTCTCACGCTTACTTTGATTGTTATTCAATGGGCTTATTATCTAAAATCACTTCGAGTCATAAATAAAAGGgttcatatcacaaaaaatgcTAAACTGATTGAATTGTGACAACTATATCATTTGTTATTACTAGTTTTATGACAAATGACAATTGATGGCTGTAACaactctaattttttaattcaattgagtggaaaataatgatgataattttgtcaaaagtattttttttttttttttttgtctggaGAACTTCTGTGCGCCACTTTGCGGCGAGTAAACCccgaagaagagagagaatcacCACCACCCTTTCTCGCCCCAAACAAGTCGTGGGTTTTTTTCCAACAAAGGCGGACGACGTAGTGATTCGAACTCTCAGAAAGGAGCGAAGCTCAACCACTACGCCGCCACCACGGGTGGTATTTTTGTCACAAGTattgattttgggttttttttttttttttatatttataaaactCATATTCAGTAAATTTCGTATcgattttaagattttcattgtaaaattaataattttaaataaatttatcattaatataTCATGATTTTTACCCACCCCACTGTGGATGAGTTGGTTGGGGAGTTTCCCCCTTTTCCGGTTGGGAGGAGGTTCGAGTCATCACAGTTGCATTTGCATGACTTAAATGTGGCGTCGCTAGCTGATGGGTTCTGTACGTCGATTCCTGAgccatcaatatatatatatatatatcaagattTTTTGTGACGTTaacctaaataaaattacaCTAAAACGAACTTTGTACGaattcaagggaaaaaaaaatggaaacacAAGCGCTAACGCAGAGCGCGGATCGAACCAACCAAAACCGCGCGCGCGTCTGTCCACGTTCCACCCAACCGGCACGTCCACGTGGGCGGCTCCACGCTCGCCACGTGCGAACGTAATCCCCGCGGCCCCACCCGGAACTACgctacaaaaaagaaaaagaaaaaagaagaggtgAGAGCCCAGCTGAAATATCCGAAAACCAGCGACGGCTTTGACACCAGATGCTCTGCTCCTCTACAAAAGCTCTGCTCCTCCGCTGCAGAAATCTCCGCGCCCCTCTCgcctcctcttctccttcttcttctgctctgCCGTTTCCCATTCCCTTCTCTCCTTCGGTAGCTCAGCAAACCCTTCTCTCCCCTCGCCCAATCTCGTCGCTCCCCGCGCCCGGCCCGCCGATCAAGCCGCCGCCGCCTTTCGGTTGTCGGAGCTTCGTCTCGCGCGATCGGAGATCGAGCCGTGCCATGGCGAGTCAGTCCTCGAAGGGTTCGATTTACGACTTCACCGTCAAGGTCGGTTCTCTCTCGAGGTTTCCCTTTTGTGATTTCGCGGGGGAACTGTGAATCGGGAGTCGCCCATCACCAGAAATGTCGACCCATATAATAAAGTtcgccttcttttttttttcaagtcatttctgAGCgaagattttgtttttttatatccACAGCGACGCTTCGATTTTATGTAACTcagaaagatgaaatttttattcaattggtGTCGAGACTTTCTTGTAATCCATGTAAAGCTGAGGCCTTTTTCCAAAGCCCCGTATCAGAAATGTTAACCTCTATTATAAAGTtcgcctttctttttcttttttgggtcatttCTGAGCgaagattttgtttttttatattcacAGCGACGCTTCGATTTTTCTAGCTCAGAAAGATGACATTTTTATTGAATTGGTGTCGAGACTTTCTTGTAATCTATGTAAAGCTGAGGCCTTCCAAAGTTCTTTCTGTAGCCTTGTTTTTGGAGGTTTTTGAAAGTTTAGGTGGTAATCTGAAAATGGACCAATCTACAGCACCTTTGATGTATAAGTTTCCCTTTTATCTATGTAATTCGCTCAAATATCGGATTTTGTTGATTCAAATATCGAGTTTTGAGTAAGTTGTTGGGGTAAGTTGGTCAGGGAGCGAGATCATGTGTGTCGTGCCGTGTGCTGAGAGGTTGTGAATCATTTGAGGACCATGATGTTATGCTGTGCTGAGACTTGGAGATTCGGGTTCCTTTTTTTATTCAGGATGCTCGAGGAAATGATGTCGATCTCGGTTCCTACAAGGGCAAGGTCTTGCTGATTGTCAACGTCGCTTCGCAGTGGTAATTCTCAGGATTGTGTTTATGCCCCGTAACAGGGAACATCTGGTTGGACTTTAATCTTGGCCGATCTGGTTAAAAGCAATAtcatatttcatgccttttaTCATTTGGAATTCTTTATGCAATTCAGCTTGGGAGTAGCTCAGTGTTTTAGTAATCGGGTTGGTCCACcatgttctaattttttttatcggtaTGTTTGTTGCAGTGGACTGACCAATTCAAACTACACTGAACTCAGTCAGGTCTATGAGAAATACAAGAATCAAGGTCTCCTATGCCTCCCCTGATGCCCCATAGTATCTTGTGTTTTAGTGGAATCCTGGCCTTAACAGGATAATAAAGATATATCGTATCAGAAAAAGCAGTTGGTTATTGGTATCACTTAGCATATGGAGATTCTAGAAAATTTAAAGAGGATGTCACTCTGATGTGATGCAGGGTTGGAGATATTAGCATTCCCATGCAATCAGTTTGGAGCTCAGGAGCCGGGGACAAATGAGCAGATCGTAGAATTTGCTTGCACTCGATTCAAGGCTGAATATCCCATTTTTGATAAGGTAAAAGATATACATGAGGTCCTTCTCTGAAGATGAAGAGCATATGGTGAACTATCTCTCAAGAGTTTTTTGGAGTCGTATCTGCAGTTCCCTTATATTTCCTAGCAACTGGCAATTTGCagtttgaatttaaaaaaaaaaagtgaggatGAAGAATCTGATTGCTTTTTCTATAGGTTGATGTGAATGGTGAAAATGCTGATCCTCTTTACAAGTTCCTGAAATCAAGCAAGGGCGGACTCTTTGGGGATAACATTAAGTGGAACTTCTCCAAGTTCCTCATCGATAAAGAAGGAAATGTCGTCGATCGCTATGCACCCACTACTTCTCCTCTTAGCATCGAGGTGAGAGTCTACTCTTTGATGATCATAGTCGAagtttgttgactttttttGGCTATTTGACTGAGGCATTGCGGTTGTTATTGTCGCAGAAGGACATCAAGAAACTGTTGGGAGTGGCATGAGCGCTGGAACTTCTTTTCCCCTGTGAGGATGAGAAGTAATCTGAAAAATAAGCATCCTCTTGACTCATCATGAGGATACCTCTAAGATGTCTACTTCGCATGTTTTGTTGTTGAATTTGCACTGCGTTAATAATGTAAAGATGCCAATAAAGTCCAGCTTCCGGTTTCCTACTGCTGTATGAAATCGTTCAGGAAACTAAAGGCGCTAATTGCGGATGTAGCAAGCAAGTTATAATATTCTGGTGCTACGATGCTATAAGTTGGTTGATTATTTCTCTGGCGGATAAAAACTTTGAATGAGCGATGCGTGGTGCTGAAGTTAGATGAGTTTTTGGCTGTTGGAGTAGACTGTTTGTCCGGGGAAAACGGATTTCCTAACCATCGAATCTTCGCGCGGTGATCAAAGTTACATTAATAATAAGATCATGCTCAAACAACCAGATGCGTTGACTAGAGGGTCGTCGATCTGAGGGTCATCAATTCATAGCGACATCTTTCGTGGCTTTAGCTGatgagaatgagagagagagagagagagagtgattaaTCTCACTCAGTCACTTGTTAGACGGTCTTGTGTACTCTGGTCTTGTGTACCCTctgtgagagagggagagagtcaAGCTACATTCCACTGGTTACAGAGTCTTTTGACACCCTCCTGTGCTTTTCCTCTCAACGTACAAACCAAAAATTGCCAAAACTCGTTAAAATATCTACTCATCCCTTTGTGCATTAGCAGCAGGTGGTAACGGCACTGGGTTTCTACCATCGCAATTTGCAATTTACATGCAAGCTATcctctgaaaatgaaaaaggccaCCAAAGTTCTCGCATATGTCCTATTCAGAAGACTCTGATCTCTGCTTCTTGTTGGCATAATCCAAATATCCCTGCCCAAAACAATAGTAGCGTTCAACAACAGACGACGGTGGcctcaaaataaaaagttcacaCACTGTATATAGGATATCTTCAATAAACAATTGAATGCAGAACAATAAGGAAAAATCCATGTCGCCTTTTTCCTTCTATCTGTTGCAGCCTGGAGGTATTGCTAATTGCTATGCACCAACAATGCTTGAGTGTTGAAGGGAAGCCTGTTCATCAGCCAAGTCCCGTTTTTCATTCCTATCCTAAAGAAAACCTTCAACTTTGACATTTGTGTACTTAGTCATGAAACGGTGATCTATGCTAGCAAAAAGAAAGTAAGAGGGATGAGCTACTTCTTCCTAGGAAGATGTGAAAAGCTAATTACCTGGAGTATCCCCATAGCAGCAAACTTGTCCATTATTGTCTTCGCTACTACTGGATGCAACGTCAAAGGTTGTAACAGCAATTCCACGTTCTGTAAACAGACAATGCATTAGCACCCCATGATTAAAATAACAACAAGACACTCAATTGCGAAAAGGAGTTGAATTTAGCTTTCCATTTGTGAACAATGGGAACTGCCGCTGGACCACTTAAGAACACAACCTAGTAATGCTGGAAGCCCAAATGGGAAAGTAAGGAAGTGAGTCTCGATGAGAAAACCGCCTTCAAATTGTATAGCAGCAGAACTTTTGAGAAGAGGCATTATTTATTTAACATAGGGCTATCGCATTTGTTGGCAAATCGGCAGCTTTGCGAGCACATCGAATTATGTGGGACATATACTAGAGGATACAAACTTAAAGCTGTACAAACTAAAGCATTATTTATGGTTCATGCTGTTCCTTCTACCGTCACAATTCGGACCTTAGTGAAAAAACAGGACGTCAGGCTAAGACTTTGAAAAAGGAGGGAAAGCAACTTGCACCTTTGACGTAAAGGTTTCTTCCCAATATGTATAACAAACACCTTCAAGTTTTCCTGTTTTAGAAAGCTCGTCAATAAAAACCTTCATTTGCACAGCCTGATTACAGAGGACAGAAAGGATAGTAATTTATAAATAGCATGACAGAAAAGTTATAGAAAATAATAGTTTAAAGGAGACGTACATCACGATTGGGACTACGAAACCGGTCAAGAGGGCAGCCAACCACAAATCCAAGTAGCAAGAATTCAGAGACCTGCACATATACAAGGAAACAGGAACTAATCAGGCCCCCATAGAAACTTTTCCAAGACCATGCAAATTACTGCACATACACATTTAGTAAGGATATTGTGATACGAGACTGAGAAACAATAAGATAATTGACCAAAACCTGGCCATAACTGCCTAAGAAACCCCTAACTTTAGGTCAAATCTCAATTTTGTccagaacttttttttttcgtatagAATAAATTCGCAAATTTCACTTTAGTCCCAAAGCTACCCATGCATTCAAAAATCAATGCTAGTTTCTTCAAGATTATTTGAGAGGTTTGTTGtcaaaatttgcattttcatcAACACACTGACCTACATATAGAATAATAGCAGTCTCCTGATGTTGATTATCTTGAAGAAACCAATAGCGATTTTTGGAAGCATGGGCAAACTTTGAGCTACAGTTAAATCGAGGAttattttagacaaaaaaatgtTCGGGGCAAAATTGGGATTGGACCTCAAGTTGAGAGTTTTTCAGGAAATTAACCCCCAAAACCTCAGGTATGATCTAATTGAGATACCAGTTCTGATGATTCTAGCCCAGGTAAACTCAATGCAATAGCAATATCCTG
Protein-coding regions in this window:
- the LOC104443800 gene encoding probable phospholipid hydroperoxide glutathione peroxidase — its product is MLCSSTKALLLRCRNLRAPLASSSPSSSALPFPIPFSPSVAQQTLLSPRPISSLPAPGPPIKPPPPFGCRSFVSRDRRSSRAMASQSSKGSIYDFTVKDARGNDVDLGSYKGKVLLIVNVASQCGLTNSNYTELSQVYEKYKNQGLEILAFPCNQFGAQEPGTNEQIVEFACTRFKAEYPIFDKVDVNGENADPLYKFLKSSKGGLFGDNIKWNFSKFLIDKEGNVVDRYAPTTSPLSIEKDIKKLLGVA
- the LOC104443796 gene encoding LOW QUALITY PROTEIN: probable copper-transporting ATPase HMA5 (The sequence of the model RefSeq protein was modified relative to this genomic sequence to represent the inferred CDS: inserted 1 base in 1 codon), which translates into the protein MAAKLFALTCIRKESHGDLSPRPHYPSMPKIPKGASAAGEDVAAEEARALLSVVGMTCSACAGSVEKAVKRLPGIREAIVDVLNGRAQVLYYPSFVNEETIRETIDDVGFQATLIEDETNQRTTQVCRIRINGMTCTSCSSTVESALQAVQGVQKAQVALATEEAQVQYDPRVTNLDLLLKTIEDTGFEAVLVSTGEDVSNIHLKVDGVRTDHSMRILVNSLQALPGXEDVTTDPEVCKFTLSYKPDLMGPRSFIEVIESTGSGRFKAAIFPQGEGGRDAYRQEEIKQYYRSFLWSLVFTIPVFLLSMVFMYLPGIKHGLDTKIVKMMSVGELLRWIFSSPVQFVIGRRFYIGSYKALRHGSANMDVLIALGTNTAYFYSVYSVLSAATSTSFRGTDFFETSSMLISFVLLGKYLEVQAKGKTSEAIAKLMDLAPETAILLTLDIEGNVVSEQEIDSRLIQKNDVIKIIPGTKVASDGFVIWGQSHVNESMITGEARPVAKRKGDAVIGGTVNENGILHIKATRVGSESALAQIVRLVESAQMAKAPVQKFADRISKVFVPLVIVLSFSTWLAWFLTGKFHAYPKSWIPSSMDSFQLALQFGISVMVIACPCALGLATPTAVMVGTGVGASQGILIKGGQALESAHKVNCIVFDKTGTLTVGKPVVVNTRLLKNLVLRDFYELAAATEVNSEHPLAKAVVEYAKKFRDDEENPAWPEASDFVSIPGHGVKAVVHNREIIVGNKSLMSEHNVAIPVEAEEIMAETEGMAQTGILVSIDRELIGVIAISDLLKPGAHEVISILNSMKVRSIMVTGDNWGTANSIAKDVGIDTVIAEAKPEQKAEKVKDLQASGYIVAMVGDGINDSPALVAADVGMAIGAGTDIAIEAADIVLMKSNLEDVITAIDLSRTTFSRIRLNYIWALGYNVLGIPIAAGALYPSTGFRLPPWIAGAAMAASSVSVVCCSLLLKKYRRPMQLDNLQIQGITVN
- the LOC120286149 gene encoding putative pre-16S rRNA nuclease, whose protein sequence is MRMLPLASRRAAPYAASNEDIAIALSLPGLESSELVSEFLLLGFVVGCPLDRFRSPNRDAVQMKVFIDELSKTGKLEGVCYTYWEETFTSKNVELLLQPLTLHPVVAKTIMDKFAAMGILQGYLDYANKKQRSESSE